The Edwardsiella tarda ATCC 15947 = NBRC 105688 region CACACGACAACACACGACAACGCGTTGGAGTAGCTCATATCGAGGGGAGAGGTAGTTTCATCTGGTTACAAATAAACCGCTGCTCAGGGGGGAGAAAGGAGGGCTACGCAGCGTCTTCTTCTGCCCATCATGCCCAGGAGGCGGTTGACGGGCTGTGTAGCTGAGGGGCGATATTCGGCCAAATGGACTATTATCACTTAATGGAATTTTTCAGAATATTCCTGCGTGTTCAAGATATTAGCCGGAAGGTGGCTAGTGTAGGATAGGGAGGAAGTGGGGATGCGCAGGCGATCGAAAAATCTGCAACTGATTGATTTTGAAGTGGATAAAAAAAGACCTGACACGATTCCTGTATCAGGTCTAGGGGAATGGCTCTTGTGGAGAGCCGTGCGCTAAAAGTTGGCATTATGCAGGCATGGATCGCCTTGCCTATTAATCGTAGTGCATCTGTGGCGTTTTGCCAGTGAGGCCCAGTCGGATGAGTTGGGGGAGGTAGCACGTCGGGTTAGGGGATCGACGATATCGGGAGGGTCGATGGCCGTCGGAGCCGATGGTGCCGTGGGGTCGTTTCGACAAAGTCGGTGAGATAAAGTCCCTAGAGTGAGGGCGGTTAATGGCGCTTTGCTATAATCGTCTAGGATCACGCAGAGGGGGTTGTTGTGTGGAATGTTCGCCACTGTTTCATCATACACATGCCATAAGTGGGGTAAGACTGGGGGCGATATGAGTCAGGAAAGGGTAAAAAAAGTTATTGCTAAAAAATTACTCATTGCGTTTGTCTCTGGATTCGGTGTATTCGTTATCTTGATGCTTTGCTTGCTTATTTTTTCGATTAAGGCGCTGTATAAAGACACAAATCTCAAGGTCGATTTCGCCCGCCAACATATCGATGGTATCCTGGGTCATGCCAAAACGGCGGCGCAATCGACCAGTCATTTGTTGGGACGCACTTGCTCCGAGTCGGTGATGAATGCGTTGATTCATCAAGTGACCTTAACGCCGAATGTCCGCTCCCTCGAGTTATTCTCAAAGGCGGGAGGTTACTGTACCTCATTGTATAAAGAGGTGTCGGGAGTCGAGCGTAAAAAAATAGAACAGGTCAATGGCCTCTATCTCTTGGCCGGGGATGCGGCGACCCCTTCGCTACCGGTGTTATTCTATAGCTATAAGACGGCGCAAGGCACGGTACTAGTGGGGGTGGATGGCTATTTCATCGCTAATACGCTACGTGTGATCAATACCTTTCCTCGCGTCTACTTTGGGGTGAGTGGTGAGATTTTATCGGCTGAGGGGCGAGTGACCCCTAAGCTTTCGCGGATGCCGCAGGGCTATCATGTTATCACCTCTGATTACGGCTACACGATAATTTATATTATTACCAAGCGCACCATATTAACCAACCTGATAGATAACTACTTGCTGGGGATATATTTAAGCCTACTGCTTGGGCTATTCGCCATGCTAGCGGTATTTCTACGTTTGAATCGACCCTTATCGATTACCGAGTTAATTCGTAACGGTATTAAAAATAACGAGTTTGTCCCTTATATTCAGCCGATCGTTGATCTGAAAACCAACAGCGTCACCGGCGGTGAAATTTTAATCCGCTGGCTCCGTCCAGGGATCGGCATGATTCCGCCGAATCAATTTATCCCGGCGGCAGAGGACTCTGGATTGATCGTGCCGATGACTCGGCAGTTGATCTTGGATACGCGGGAGGCATTACGTGGCAGAGTGTCGAAGCGGATACATATCGGTTTTAATATTAGCCAGAAATATCTTCAGCATCGGAGCATCGTCGCAGACTGTGACCATTTCTTACAGGCATTCGATACGCGCCAGTTAGAACTCACGCTAGAGTTGGTTGAACGCGATGAGATTGCCTCGAAGAGTGAGGTCAAGGAGAACTTCGAGCGCTTGAAGGGGTTGGGCGTGACCTTTGCCCTCGACGACTTCGGTACCGGTTATTCGACCTATTCTTATCTGCAAAAATTTCATGTCGATTATATTAAGATCGATAAGAGTTTTATTCAGATGATCGGCCTGGATGAAATCTCCAGCCATATTGTGAACAACGTTATCGAGTTGGCGGGGAGTCTACATTTAAAGATTATCGCCGAGGGGGTCGAGACGGAGCAGCAAGAAGCCTATCTGAAGGCGCACGATGTGCTGTACTTGCAGGGGTATCGTTATAGCCAGCCGATTCCCTTACAGGCGTTTATCCGGCGTTATCTCTAATCGGTACAGAGCGCAGTGTGTGGCTTGCCGTGTCCATTATCGCGGGTGGGGGGAGATTCCCAGCCATGACGACTGGCGCAGATGGCGTGTGATATCCACAAGTCGAGACATGATGATGAGGGTTAACGTGAGTAATGCAACGATGACGGTGAGCCGGGGTTTATTTGTCGGCGTATTGTGGGCGCTATCGTCACTGACACAGGTGCATGCCGCCGATAAGACGGCGTTGCATTCACCGCAAGCGGGGGTTCTGTGTGATAGCTATATTTGCGCCGATGCGCAGGGTGTTTCGCGCACCTTGACGGAGCGTTATTTGGGGGCGCGTGTCGCGCAGCGGGTGTTCTCGCAGGGTGACTTCGACCGGACGGCGTTCACCTTCGCGAACGGTATTTTTTGCGATACTCACGAGCGTCTGTGCCGCGAAGATCGTTATTACGGTAGCGATGGCAAACACAGTGGAGCGATCTCAGCCCACTATACGGCGTTATTATTTCCGCCTGCCTCGGAGTCGCCACAGATCAAGGGGCCCGCAGGTGATGCTAACGACGCTACGCCAGGCATAGCAGGAAAGTGACGCGCAGGCCCTATCTTGGGTCCGGCGTCACTCGCCGTGCGTCATGAATTGCATATCCGGCGAGGCGCTAAGAGGTGTCTCTCGGCGCCGTGCGTCATCGCCCTTCGTTAGCCGCCGGTGATGGCGGCGGCAGGAACCTCATAGCGTTCGTGGCCGCAGCGAATAAGAAACAGATCATCCTGCTGCTGCCAGGTAAAGGTCATATCGCCATCGGCCTGGCTGAGATCGGCATTCAGCGGCTTGCCGTGCGCAAAGAACAGCGTGCGTTGGCGCTGGTCGGGCAAGGTAAGCGTCAGGGTGGCATCACCGTTAGCTTGACGCGTGACGCTGAACGGGCATTGCCCCATCGGCTGACCACTGTGCTGGGCGCAGGGTAGCGTGCCGCTGGCGTTGTGCTGCGACGTGGGGCGACTGGCCGAGGTGCCCTGGATACGGATCGTCAGCGTGAAAGGATGGGCTGTCGAGGAGTCTTTGGCGGCCCCCATCTGGTAAAGGCGCACCGTATATTGCCCCTTGGTCGGTAAGCTCCCCTGGTAGTGATCACCCTCGATCGAACCATTGAATAGTGCTTCGCCGTGATTACCTGGGGCTAACAGGTTGAAATAGGTGGAGCTTTTCCCATTGAGCGTCACACTCATCTGCTGTCCTTGCGCGGCGACTAAGGTGTAGTCGAGGGTGTCATTCCCCTGGATACTGCCATGGAGGGTTGTTCCTGATTGCCCTTTGGGAAACTGTACCGTATGACGGATGATGCCGTCGTCCGCCGCCGCATAGGCGGGAGCGAGGGTGGCGCAGCTCAGGAGTGCCAGCGCGATACATGAGTAGCGTTTCATGGTGGACCTCTTGGTGGCGAAAGAATAGCGTAGGCCAGAGTCTGTAAGGATAGTATCGCGAGTGGTGAATACGCGAATCATCACGGATGATTATTGTTACCCATTGTGAATGGATCGTGGCGGCGGAGTATGGAGCGCAACGCGGAGTCGAGGGTGGGCCCACGCGTTGAGCGTGGGCCGACGCTGGGCTACCCTTGACGGCAGCGAATGATGTGGGGGACGCCGCTTGGACGCGGTTGCAAGCGCGTAGGCGTCGTCACCTGCTTCGCACTCCCCCCACAACCACAGGCGTGGCCGGCGTGGTGCGGTTTACGCGGGGGGCGCGCCTGGCTCGCATCGGTCAGTTGGGCGAGGTTACACTCCTCCAGGCAATAGTCCGCCTGCCATTCACCGCCGTGCGCCAGGCGGATCTCGATCCCCAGCGCGAGCAGGCGTTGGGCCATGTGCTGGCCGACATTACGCACCACCAGGCGGCGGATCTGCCCTTGGCGCAGTAGCGCCAGTAGCTGTTTCTTTCCTGAACATTGTTCGCTGGCGGCAGGATTCGCGTAGCGAGCGACTTCCTCCCCGTTGGCGTTGAAAAAGGCCAGTTGTGGCGCACGGGCCAGGTGGCCGGCGATGCGTGCGCCGTGCATCGGTATTGCGGTTAACATCGTGAACCTTCCTTATGACTCATCAATCATCAGTGCCTTGCCATTACTGAGGCAGTCCAACAGCTTAAAGCGTGCCCGTTTGAGGATGTTAGCCAGCGTCTGGCGCGATACCCCCATCTCGGCGGCGGCCTGTTGCTGTTGCAATCCCTCACGGTCGACCAGACGCAGGGCCTCAAACTCGTCGCGCGCCAGCATCACCTGTTCGAGTTGCGGCAAGGGAATGCCGTTGGGCTTGAAGCAACGGTGCTGCGGATGACTACAGATGCGGCGTGGGATCTTGGGTCTGGGCATGGCGGCTCCTAAATGGCATATGCAATATATACACCTCGTAAATGGCATATGCAATATTGATTGTTGGGTTAACGTTCGCGATGGTCATCATCGTCGTGCGCTGTCTGTAGCGTGTCGCGTTGGCTGAGGAAGGCGAGCAGCGAGGCGCTTTCCAGCTTGCGGCTGATGTTGGCGCGATGCACCTCCACCGTACGCAGCGAAACATGTAGCCGTTCGGCGACGGCCTGATTCTTTAATCCTTGGCAGAGTAGATCGAAGGTCTGCCGTTCACGTGCCGTTAGCCGGGCAAGGCGTTGACGATGTTGTTGCTCACACAGGCGTTGGCGCGAGACGAGCCAGGCGGCCTCGATGGCGGCCAATAGGCTACGGCTTTCCACCGGTTTCTCCAGGAAGTGGCAGGCGCCGCGTTGCAGCGCCTCGACGGCCTGTGGCACATCGCCGTGCCCGGTGAGGAAGATCACGCCCAGCACGCTCTCGCGTGCCAATAGGGCTTGGTGAACTTGCATCCCAGAGAGCCCAGGCATACGGAGATCCAGGATGACGCAGCCGGGCTGACTGGCGTCCACCGCGGCCAGGAAACGTTCGCCATCGGTGAAGGCGTTCACCGTCATACCATATCCTTCCAGGATAAATCCGAGCGAGTCGCGCACCGATGCGTCGTCATCGACGATATGGATCGAGATCGGGATGGTCATGTCACCTCCTTGCTGGGGTAGGGAAGGGTCAGCGTCGCCTGGCAGCCGCCCTCGGGACGGTTTTCTAGCGTCAGGGTGCCCGCGAGCGCCTCGGTGACTTGTTGGCAGATGGAGAGGCCGAGGCCGAGTCCGTCGGGCTTGGTGGTAAAGAAGGCCTGTTGCACGCACTGGCTCTCTTGGGGCAGGCCGGGACCATTGTCGGCGATGATGACTTGGTAGGCGTCTGCCAGGTAGTGCTGGCTCAGGGTGATGTGGCGCGGTTCAGGTTGGCTCGCCAGCGCCTCGATGGCGTTTTTTAACAGATTAAGTAGCAGTTGCTGTAGGCCGATGGCGTCGTAGCGGTCGTAACGTGGAACGCCGTCTAAACGGCGCGTCAAGACGATGGCGTGGCGGCGGAACTCATACGCGAGCAGCGCCAGGGTATCGTCCATCACGTTATGTGGCGCCAGCTCGACGTCCGGTTGTGGGGCGCGGCGGATCAGGCGGCGTAGCCGCTTGACGATGGCATCGGCCCGTGTGACCTGTTGACTGATGTGTCCCAAGGCGGGGATTAGGGTGGTGACCTCGACCTGGCGGTGCGCGCGATGTAGGCAGCCGTCGGCATAATTTTTGATCGCCTCCAGCGGTTGATTGAGCTCATGAGCCAGGCTGGTGCCCAATTCACCGACGATGGCGACGCGTTGCGCATGCTCCAGCGCCAGGCGTTTGCGATTCAGATCGGCCTCGGCATCAAGCAGGCGACGCTGGGTGCGTTGAAAACGCCACTCCAGCCACAGGTGATACAGCGTCAACAGTAGCAGCATACCTAATGCGCCCCAGAGCCAGGCTTGGTTTTCTTGCAGCCAGCGTAGGACTTGTAGGGTCAGGCTGACCGGGAGCGTCTCCTCCAACTGGCGGTAGAACTGTTCGATGCTGTAGCTACTCTCCGGCGCGCTCCAACCGAGCGAAGAGGCGGCGCGGGCCGCCGGATGCGTTTCCGGTAATGCCAACAGGGCGGCGGCCACCTGTTTGGCCAGCGCCGCGCTGGCGCGGTCGGTTCGGGCGAAGGACCAGTTGGGATAGAGCTGCGTCGAGCTTTGGCACTGGAAGTCGGCCGGGGCGATATTGTCGATCACCCGAAAGTCCTGGGCGTCGATCAGCCCCTCGCTGGCCATGGTTTCCAACTGACAGACCGGGACGATGACCGCGTCGGTTTCCCCATCGCGCAGGCGATAGATCAAGGCATCCAGCGGAAAGCCGGCAAAGCGAGTTTGAGCGAAGAAGTGGCGGTAGTCGTAGCCCTCGCGCGCCAGACGATACAGCAGCGTCTGGTATCCACCGAACGCTTGGGGGGCGACGGCGCTGATGCGCTTGCCGCGCAGATCGGCCAGATGGTGCAGCGTGCTCGCGCGCCGCACGATTAACGCAGATCCGATGACGTTGTTATTCCCTGGGCGTAGCGGGCTCTTGAGGGTCGCCAGCCAGGAGAGCGGCGCATGACGCCCCAGCGTGACGGCTTGCCCGGGGTTGGTGATGACAAAGTCGAGTCGGCGTTGGCGCACGGCACTATCTAAGGCGCTGATATCGTAGGGTTGCAGCTGAAAATGATAGGCCGGCAAGCGTTGATTGAGCCAACCGATCAGCGGTTGCCATTGGCTGTTCGCCATCTGGGTGCCACGCGTCGCCAGTACGCCGATGGTGACCGGTTGCGGCGAGGGCGGTGTCGCCCGAGCGGGCGCCAGGCAAACGAGGAGCGATAACAGCCAGCAGAGGCGTAACAGCACATTCATCGGAGATCGGATTCGTATTTTTGCGAGATGGTTAATTTTGATATAGGTCAGCAATCGATCGCTATTGTGGTTTTCCACAATAGGAAGGCCTTTTCTCTCCTGCACATAATAAATCACGCCAATCAATAAGCGAATCAAGAAAGGCGGATCTGTGATGTTACAGACAGCGCCATCGACGTGGGAGGAGAGTGATGCGGGAGCAGGATAACGAACAACAGCAACGGCGCCGACTGTTGCTGGGTATCGGCAGCCTAAGCGCCGGCCTGGCGCTATTGCCCTGGCAGGCGCAGGGCACGGCGTCAAGCCAGGAGGCGGGGGCGCGGCAAGGGCGCCAGACTCCGCGCTGGGCGATGCTGATCGATTTGCGTAAGTGTGTCGGCTGCCAGGCCTGCACGGTGGCCTGTTGTATGGAGAACCTGCCGCCCATCGGTCAGTTTCGTACCACGGTCAAGCAGTATGAGGTGAGTGGCGCCGCCGCCCATGGGGTCAGCCAAATGTTTACCTTGCCGCGCCTGTGTAATCACTGCGAGGCGCCGCCCTGCATACCGGTCTGCCCGGTACAGGCCACCTATCAACGTGAAGACGGCATCGTCATGGTCGATAACACGCGTTGTGTCGGTTGCGCCTATTGCGTGCAGGCTTGTCCCTACGATGCCCGCTTTATTAACCACGAGACCCTGACGGCAGATAAATGCACCTTCTGCGCCCATCGTCTGGAGGCCGGGTTATTACCCGCCTGTGTCGATTCTTGTGTCGGCGGGGCACGCATCATCGGCGATCTGCACGATCCGCAGAGTACGCTCAGCCGTTTATTGGCTGCCCACTCGGGCGAAATTTATCAACTGAAGCCGGAGCAACACACCGAGCCGCGCGTGTTCTATCTGGGGTTGGACTCGGCCTTCGTCAGCCAGGTCAGTGGTCAGCCCGCGCTGTATGGCGATGAGGAGCAACACCCATGATTAGTGAGATCTTGGTTACGCCCCAGGCGGTAGCCTGGTTGCCCTGGGCGGTACAGTACTTCTTCTACATCGGGAGTGCCTATGGCGCGGCGTTGTTGTTGTGGTTAGCCTTGCGTGGTGGCGATCGTTACAGTGTCACGCTCGTACATAGTCTGGCGCTGGTGTTGCTGATCTCGGCCATTGTCGGCCCGTTGGCGCTCACCGCCGATCTGCATCAGCCGGGACGGGCCTGGCATTTCTTCGCTCACTTGACCCCCGGCTCTTGGATGTCACGTGGCGCGTTGTTGCTGCCGATATTTTCGGCGCTGGCGGTCGTGACGGCCTGGCTCTGTCTGCGTCCCGCGCTCTTAACGACGACGGTGCGCGGTGCGCGCTTCTGGCGGCGCTTGGCGTTGGGCCAGTGGCAGATCTCACCGACCGCGTTGCGTCGCTGTACCCTGCTGACATTACTCTCCGGGGCCAGCATCGCGTTGTATACCGGTAGCGAGGTGTGGGTCTTGGCCGCGCGTCCGCTGTGGCATCAGTGGATGCTGCCGTGGCTGTGGCTGTGTAGCGCGCCGCTGGCCAGCGTGGGGTTAGGGCTGCTGATCGCCGGTTTGTTGGGACAGCGCCTGACGGCGGGGGATGGGCGTCTGCTACGGCTGACCTTGTGGATCAGTGCCCTGAGTAGCCTGATCCTGCTCGCGCTGTGGCTCTACTGGCCGCCGGCGTCGGTGACCCAAGTCGGTCGCCACTTTATGCGCTTCCAGGCCTGGCCCACGCTGAGTTTACTGGCGATGACCCTGTTGGCGGCGACGTGGCTATTACGCTTACGCTGGCTGCTGGCGATCCTGACCCTGGCGTCGGCGGCGGCCTTGCGCTGGTTGACGCTGATCGATGTGCAGCGGGTGGCGCGTTATGACGCCGGGATTTATCCCTACAGCGTCCCCGCCGGCAGTGAAGGTTGGCTCGGTATCGCCGCGATGGCAGGACTGTGGATCTGTTTGGCGGCGCTATTGACGGAATTGATTGAGACGCGCAGTGACGCGGCGGAGCGATAACATGGACAAACGTAGACGACAGCTATTGAAACTCGGCTTGGCCGCTGGTGGGGGCGCGGTATTCGCGGCAGGCTACGCCGCGACGGCGCGTCATATGGCGCGCGAGGTCACGCAAGGGACGGCGGGCGAACCGACGCGCAGTGCCCAGTTTGGCAATGCATTGCAACCGGAGATGCGCATCGATGCCGACGGCCGTTTGCAGGTCAATCCTCAGCAGCGCCTCGCCAATGGGATGTGCTTTGGTTGCTGGACCCTGTGCGGGATACGTATGCGCATCGACAATCGCAGTGAGCGTATCCTGCGCATCGCCGGTAACCCGTATCATCCGCTCTCTCAGCAGCAACAATTGCCCTATGCGACGCCGCTGGCGGAGGCCTGGCGCTCGTTGGCGGGCGAGGCGGGACTGGCGGGCCGTTCGACCGCTTGCGCGCGCGGTAACGCCATGTTGGAGATCCGCGAGAGCCCCTACCGCATCACACAACCGATGAAGCGTGTCGGCAAGCGCGGTGAGGGGCGGTGGCAGACGATTAGTTACGAACAGCTATTGCATGAGATCTGTGAGGGCGGCGATCTGTTCGGCGAAGGGCCGGTCGAGGGACTGCGCGCGCTGCGCGATCTACAGACGCCGTTAGATCCGGCGCACCCTGAGTTCGGTCCGCGTGCCAACCAGTTGCTGGTGACCAACGCCGGCGACGAGGGACGCGATCACATCATCAAGCGTTTCGCCATGAACAGTTTCGGCTCGCGTAACTTTGGTCATCA contains the following coding sequences:
- a CDS encoding EAL domain-containing protein; protein product: MLCLLIFSIKALYKDTNLKVDFARQHIDGILGHAKTAAQSTSHLLGRTCSESVMNALIHQVTLTPNVRSLELFSKAGGYCTSLYKEVSGVERKKIEQVNGLYLLAGDAATPSLPVLFYSYKTAQGTVLVGVDGYFIANTLRVINTFPRVYFGVSGEILSAEGRVTPKLSRMPQGYHVITSDYGYTIIYIITKRTILTNLIDNYLLGIYLSLLLGLFAMLAVFLRLNRPLSITELIRNGIKNNEFVPYIQPIVDLKTNSVTGGEILIRWLRPGIGMIPPNQFIPAAEDSGLIVPMTRQLILDTREALRGRVSKRIHIGFNISQKYLQHRSIVADCDHFLQAFDTRQLELTLELVERDEIASKSEVKENFERLKGLGVTFALDDFGTGYSTYSYLQKFHVDYIKIDKSFIQMIGLDEISSHIVNNVIELAGSLHLKIIAEGVETEQQEAYLKAHDVLYLQGYRYSQPIPLQAFIRRYL
- a CDS encoding YcgJ family protein, translated to MSNATMTVSRGLFVGVLWALSSLTQVHAADKTALHSPQAGVLCDSYICADAQGVSRTLTERYLGARVAQRVFSQGDFDRTAFTFANGIFCDTHERLCREDRYYGSDGKHSGAISAHYTALLFPPASESPQIKGPAGDANDATPGIAGK
- a CDS encoding NifB/NifX family molybdenum-iron cluster-binding protein; translated protein: MLTAIPMHGARIAGHLARAPQLAFFNANGEEVARYANPAASEQCSGKKQLLALLRQGQIRRLVVRNVGQHMAQRLLALGIEIRLAHGGEWQADYCLEECNLAQLTDASQARPPRKPHHAGHACGCGGSAKQVTTPTRLQPRPSGVPHIIRCRQG
- a CDS encoding DUF134 domain-containing protein; translated protein: MPRPKIPRRICSHPQHRCFKPNGIPLPQLEQVMLARDEFEALRLVDREGLQQQQAAAEMGVSRQTLANILKRARFKLLDCLSNGKALMIDES
- a CDS encoding response regulator transcription factor: MTIPISIHIVDDDASVRDSLGFILEGYGMTVNAFTDGERFLAAVDASQPGCVILDLRMPGLSGMQVHQALLARESVLGVIFLTGHGDVPQAVEALQRGACHFLEKPVESRSLLAAIEAAWLVSRQRLCEQQHRQRLARLTARERQTFDLLCQGLKNQAVAERLHVSLRTVEVHRANISRKLESASLLAFLSQRDTLQTAHDDDDHRER
- a CDS encoding PhnD/SsuA/transferrin family substrate-binding protein, which gives rise to MNVLLRLCWLLSLLVCLAPARATPPSPQPVTIGVLATRGTQMANSQWQPLIGWLNQRLPAYHFQLQPYDISALDSAVRQRRLDFVITNPGQAVTLGRHAPLSWLATLKSPLRPGNNNVIGSALIVRRASTLHHLADLRGKRISAVAPQAFGGYQTLLYRLAREGYDYRHFFAQTRFAGFPLDALIYRLRDGETDAVIVPVCQLETMASEGLIDAQDFRVIDNIAPADFQCQSSTQLYPNWSFARTDRASAALAKQVAAALLALPETHPAARAASSLGWSAPESSYSIEQFYRQLEETLPVSLTLQVLRWLQENQAWLWGALGMLLLLTLYHLWLEWRFQRTQRRLLDAEADLNRKRLALEHAQRVAIVGELGTSLAHELNQPLEAIKNYADGCLHRAHRQVEVTTLIPALGHISQQVTRADAIVKRLRRLIRRAPQPDVELAPHNVMDDTLALLAYEFRRHAIVLTRRLDGVPRYDRYDAIGLQQLLLNLLKNAIEALASQPEPRHITLSQHYLADAYQVIIADNGPGLPQESQCVQQAFFTTKPDGLGLGLSICQQVTEALAGTLTLENRPEGGCQATLTLPYPSKEVT
- the dsrO gene encoding sulfate reduction electron transfer complex DsrMKJOP subunit DsrO, translated to MREQDNEQQQRRRLLLGIGSLSAGLALLPWQAQGTASSQEAGARQGRQTPRWAMLIDLRKCVGCQACTVACCMENLPPIGQFRTTVKQYEVSGAAAHGVSQMFTLPRLCNHCEAPPCIPVCPVQATYQREDGIVMVDNTRCVGCAYCVQACPYDARFINHETLTADKCTFCAHRLEAGLLPACVDSCVGGARIIGDLHDPQSTLSRLLAAHSGEIYQLKPEQHTEPRVFYLGLDSAFVSQVSGQPALYGDEEQHP
- the nrfD gene encoding NrfD/PsrC family molybdoenzyme membrane anchor subunit, encoding MISEILVTPQAVAWLPWAVQYFFYIGSAYGAALLLWLALRGGDRYSVTLVHSLALVLLISAIVGPLALTADLHQPGRAWHFFAHLTPGSWMSRGALLLPIFSALAVVTAWLCLRPALLTTTVRGARFWRRLALGQWQISPTALRRCTLLTLLSGASIALYTGSEVWVLAARPLWHQWMLPWLWLCSAPLASVGLGLLIAGLLGQRLTAGDGRLLRLTLWISALSSLILLALWLYWPPASVTQVGRHFMRFQAWPTLSLLAMTLLAATWLLRLRWLLAILTLASAAALRWLTLIDVQRVARYDAGIYPYSVPAGSEGWLGIAAMAGLWICLAALLTELIETRSDAAER